One window of the Dreissena polymorpha isolate Duluth1 chromosome 5, UMN_Dpol_1.0, whole genome shotgun sequence genome contains the following:
- the LOC127882002 gene encoding uncharacterized protein LOC127882002 isoform X6, whose translation MATMMQFNIEKGSDMVKDFLCSTCEEQELDESADYYCGSCKKCYCCKCIHMHSQLFIKHSPYGRGDMKKWPVAKKVEDFLIKCDVHKEKNLEILCKDHSQLCCNFCVLLNHSKCKTVMLLSDFGNNTSTDLKHVSDTIQTTLAELKELQNNLEASIQGVQSSFDEQLHKIQETREKVIAALNMLEKETLREMKDTLTTIQATLKSDVDKCATLQDELKQLGDAILEISNKSRQELSLIASIKYQDKIQLFKNYWKNFVKVKPSINFQPYSDIVQYLSKFSGLVRIDQGDPDQIIRIDKKSEYDGNMISDDCVIRDFCVLPSGQVLVADMNKVKLLNQQFKLVSHCSLSNAPLSICQITPSEVGVTVGKEVQFIKVNKSQLVIDRKLRLEHSCYGIAHHQGDLFVTSGCALYKYSLSGELVSKLHQCKSGTQ comes from the exons ATGGCAACCATGATGCAGTTTAACATTGAAAAAGGATCTGACATGGTCAAAGACTTCTTGTGTTCGACATGCGAAGAACAAGAACTGGACGAATCCGCTGATTATTATTGCGGATCTTGCAAGAAGTGTTATTGCTGTAAATGTATTCACATGCACAGTCAGTTGTTTATTAAACATTCCCCTTATGGAAGGGGAGACATGAAGAAATGGCCAGTTGCCAAGAAGGTGGAAGATTTTCTGATAAAATGTGATGTTCATAAAGAAAAAAACCTGGAAATTTTGTGCAAAGACCATAGCCAGCTATGCTGCAATTTTTGTGTTTTACTTAATCACAG CAAATGCAAAACAGTGATGCTGTTATCAGACTTTGGAAATAATACCTCAACAGACCTCAAACATGTATCAGATACTATCCAAACTACTCTGGCAGAACTGAAGGAGCTTCAAAACAACCTGGAGGCTAGCATTCAAGGTGTGCAAAGTTCATTTGATGAGCAGTTACACAAAATACAGGAAACTCGCGAAAAAGTAATTGCAGCTTTAAACATGCTCGAAAAGGAGACACTGAGGGAAATGAAAGATACACTGACCACAATTCAAGCCACTCTAAAAAGTGATGTTGATAAATGTGCCACTCTTCAAGATGAATTAAAACAACTTGGAGATGCTATTCTGGAGATCAGCAATAAAAGCAGGCAGGAACTTTCTCTTATAGCCAGCATTAAATACCAGGACAAAATACAGCTGTTTAAAAACTATTGGAAGAACTTTGTTAAAGTAAAACCTTCAATCAATTTTCAGCCTTATAGTGATATTGTGCAGTACCTTTCTAAATTTTCAGGTCTTGTGAGGATCGATCAGGGAGATCCAGATCAAATTATTAGGATAGACAAGAAGTCTGAGTATGATGGAAACATGATAAGTGATGATTGCGTTATCAGAGACTTCTGTGTTCTCCCTAGTGGACAGGTCCTGGTTGCAGACATGAATaaagtcaagctgctgaaccagcagttcAAGCTTGTGAGTCACTGTAGTTTATCTAATGCCCCATTGAGCATTtgtcagatcacacccagtgaggttggtGTAACTGTTGGGAAAGAGGTCCAGTTTATAAAAGTCAACAAAAGCCAGCTGGTGATAGACAGAAAGCTTCGGTTAGAACATTCATGTTATGGTATTGCCCACCACCAGGGAGACCTGTTTGTCACCTCTGGTTGTGCACTGTACAAGTACTCGCTAAGTGGTGAACTTGTCAGCAAACTGCACCAGTGTAAATCAGGTACACAG TAG
- the LOC127882002 gene encoding uncharacterized protein LOC127882002 isoform X2: MATMMQFNIEKGSDMVKDFLCSTCEEQELDESADYYCGSCKKCYCCKCIHMHSQLFIKHSPYGRGDMKKWPVAKKVEDFLIKCDVHKEKNLEILCKDHSQLCCNFCVLLNHSKCKTVMLLSDFGNNTSTDLKHVSDTIQTTLAELKELQNNLEASIQGVQSSFDEQLHKIQETREKVIAALNMLEKETLREMKDTLTTIQATLKSDVDKCATLQDELKQLGDAILEISNKSRQELSLIASIKYQDKIQLFKNYWKNFVKVKPSINFQPYSDIVQYLSKFSGLVRIDQGDPDQIIRIDKKSEYDGNMISDDCVIRDFCVLPSGQVLVADMNKVKLLNQQFKLVSHCSLSNAPLSICQITPSEVGVTVGKEVQFIKVNKSQLVIDRKLRLEHSCYGIAHHQGDLFVTSGCALYKYSLSGELVSKLHQCKSGTQVKCTVEKCAVSPTGDKLYITNSSQDKLLTLAMDGSVLATFMDPILKLLCGVHVTPVGQLLVCGRNSNTILQVDSKGNKKLATLATQRDGVNSPCSVSYNNNNGSIIVGQRDKNKILVFKVQ, encoded by the exons ATGGCAACCATGATGCAGTTTAACATTGAAAAAGGATCTGACATGGTCAAAGACTTCTTGTGTTCGACATGCGAAGAACAAGAACTGGACGAATCCGCTGATTATTATTGCGGATCTTGCAAGAAGTGTTATTGCTGTAAATGTATTCACATGCACAGTCAGTTGTTTATTAAACATTCCCCTTATGGAAGGGGAGACATGAAGAAATGGCCAGTTGCCAAGAAGGTGGAAGATTTTCTGATAAAATGTGATGTTCATAAAGAAAAAAACCTGGAAATTTTGTGCAAAGACCATAGCCAGCTATGCTGCAATTTTTGTGTTTTACTTAATCACAG CAAATGCAAAACAGTGATGCTGTTATCAGACTTTGGAAATAATACCTCAACAGACCTCAAACATGTATCAGATACTATCCAAACTACTCTGGCAGAACTGAAGGAGCTTCAAAACAACCTGGAGGCTAGCATTCAAGGTGTGCAAAGTTCATTTGATGAGCAGTTACACAAAATACAGGAAACTCGCGAAAAAGTAATTGCAGCTTTAAACATGCTCGAAAAGGAGACACTGAGGGAAATGAAAGATACACTGACCACAATTCAAGCCACTCTAAAAAGTGATGTTGATAAATGTGCCACTCTTCAAGATGAATTAAAACAACTTGGAGATGCTATTCTGGAGATCAGCAATAAAAGCAGGCAGGAACTTTCTCTTATAGCCAGCATTAAATACCAGGACAAAATACAGCTGTTTAAAAACTATTGGAAGAACTTTGTTAAAGTAAAACCTTCAATCAATTTTCAGCCTTATAGTGATATTGTGCAGTACCTTTCTAAATTTTCAGGTCTTGTGAGGATCGATCAGGGAGATCCAGATCAAATTATTAGGATAGACAAGAAGTCTGAGTATGATGGAAACATGATAAGTGATGATTGCGTTATCAGAGACTTCTGTGTTCTCCCTAGTGGACAGGTCCTGGTTGCAGACATGAATaaagtcaagctgctgaaccagcagttcAAGCTTGTGAGTCACTGTAGTTTATCTAATGCCCCATTGAGCATTtgtcagatcacacccagtgaggttggtGTAACTGTTGGGAAAGAGGTCCAGTTTATAAAAGTCAACAAAAGCCAGCTGGTGATAGACAGAAAGCTTCGGTTAGAACATTCATGTTATGGTATTGCCCACCACCAGGGAGACCTGTTTGTCACCTCTGGTTGTGCACTGTACAAGTACTCGCTAAGTGGTGAACTTGTCAGCAAACTGCACCAGTGTAAATCAGGTACACAGGTAAAATGCACAG TAGAGAAATGTGCAGTGAGCCCAACAGGTGACAAGTTGTACATCACCAACTCCTCCCAAGACAAGCTGCTCACCCTGGCCATGGATGGATCAGTTCTTGCCACCTTTATGGATCCTATATTGAAATTGCTCTGTGGGGTACATGTGACACCTGTAGGCCAATTGCTAGTATGTGGACGCAACTCCAATACTATCCTACAGGTGGACAGCAAGGGCAATAAGAAGCTTGCCACTCTTGCTACACAGAGGGATGGGGTTAACAGCCCATGCTCAGTcagctacaacaacaacaatggctCCATTATTGTGGGACAGAGGGATAAAAACAAGATCCTGGTGTTCAAAGTGCAATAA
- the LOC127882002 gene encoding uncharacterized protein LOC127882002 isoform X4, whose translation MERSKCKTVMLLSDFGNNTSTDLKHVSDTIQTTLAELKELQNNLEASIQGVQSSFDEQLHKIQETREKVIAALNMLEKETLREMKDTLTTIQATLKSDVDKCATLQDELKQLGDAILEISNKSRQELSLIASIKYQDKIQLFKNYWKNFVKVKPSINFQPYSDIVQYLSKFSGLVRIDQGDPDQIIRIDKKSEYDGNMISDDCVIRDFCVLPSGQVLVADMNKVKLLNQQFKLVSHCSLSNAPLSICQITPSEVGVTVGKEVQFIKVNKSQLVIDRKLRLEHSCYGIAHHQGDLFVTSGCALYKYSLSGELVSKLHQCKSGTQVKCTVEKCAVSPTGDKLYITNSSQDKLLTLAMDGSVLATFMDPILKLLCGVHVTPVGQLLVCGRNSNTILQVDSKGNKKLATLATQRDGVNSPCSVSYNNNNGSIIVGQRDKNKILVFKVQ comes from the exons CAAATGCAAAACAGTGATGCTGTTATCAGACTTTGGAAATAATACCTCAACAGACCTCAAACATGTATCAGATACTATCCAAACTACTCTGGCAGAACTGAAGGAGCTTCAAAACAACCTGGAGGCTAGCATTCAAGGTGTGCAAAGTTCATTTGATGAGCAGTTACACAAAATACAGGAAACTCGCGAAAAAGTAATTGCAGCTTTAAACATGCTCGAAAAGGAGACACTGAGGGAAATGAAAGATACACTGACCACAATTCAAGCCACTCTAAAAAGTGATGTTGATAAATGTGCCACTCTTCAAGATGAATTAAAACAACTTGGAGATGCTATTCTGGAGATCAGCAATAAAAGCAGGCAGGAACTTTCTCTTATAGCCAGCATTAAATACCAGGACAAAATACAGCTGTTTAAAAACTATTGGAAGAACTTTGTTAAAGTAAAACCTTCAATCAATTTTCAGCCTTATAGTGATATTGTGCAGTACCTTTCTAAATTTTCAGGTCTTGTGAGGATCGATCAGGGAGATCCAGATCAAATTATTAGGATAGACAAGAAGTCTGAGTATGATGGAAACATGATAAGTGATGATTGCGTTATCAGAGACTTCTGTGTTCTCCCTAGTGGACAGGTCCTGGTTGCAGACATGAATaaagtcaagctgctgaaccagcagttcAAGCTTGTGAGTCACTGTAGTTTATCTAATGCCCCATTGAGCATTtgtcagatcacacccagtgaggttggtGTAACTGTTGGGAAAGAGGTCCAGTTTATAAAAGTCAACAAAAGCCAGCTGGTGATAGACAGAAAGCTTCGGTTAGAACATTCATGTTATGGTATTGCCCACCACCAGGGAGACCTGTTTGTCACCTCTGGTTGTGCACTGTACAAGTACTCGCTAAGTGGTGAACTTGTCAGCAAACTGCACCAGTGTAAATCAGGTACACAGGTAAAATGCACAG TAGAGAAATGTGCAGTGAGCCCAACAGGTGACAAGTTGTACATCACCAACTCCTCCCAAGACAAGCTGCTCACCCTGGCCATGGATGGATCAGTTCTTGCCACCTTTATGGATCCTATATTGAAATTGCTCTGTGGGGTACATGTGACACCTGTAGGCCAATTGCTAGTATGTGGACGCAACTCCAATACTATCCTACAGGTGGACAGCAAGGGCAATAAGAAGCTTGCCACTCTTGCTACACAGAGGGATGGGGTTAACAGCCCATGCTCAGTcagctacaacaacaacaatggctCCATTATTGTGGGACAGAGGGATAAAAACAAGATCCTGGTGTTCAAAGTGCAATAA
- the LOC127882002 gene encoding uncharacterized protein LOC127882002 isoform X3 → MATMMQFNIEKGSDMVKDFLCSTCEEQELDESADYYCGSCKKCYCCKCIHMHSQLFIKHSPYGRGDMKKWPVAKKVEDFLIKCDVHKEKNLEILCKDHSQLCCNFCVLLNHSKCKTVMLLSDFGNNTSTDLKHVSDTIQTTLAELKELQNNLEASIQGVQSSFDEQLHKIQETREKVIAALNMLEKETLREMKDTLTTIQATLKSDVDKCATLQDELKQLGDAILEISNKSRQELSLIASIKYQDKIQLFKNYWKNFVKVKPSINFQPYSDIVQYLSKFSGLVRIDQGDPDQIIRIDKKSEYDGNMISDDCVIRDFCVLPSGQVLVADMNKVKLLNQQFKLVSHCSLSNAPLSICQITPSEVGVTVGKEVQFIKVNKSQLVIDRKLRLEHSCYGIAHHQGDLFVTSGCALYKYSLSGELVSKLHQCKSVEKCAVSPTGDKLYITNSSQDKLLTLAMDGSVLATFMDPILKLLCGVHVTPVGQLLVCGRNSNTILQVDSKGNKKLATLATQRDGVNSPCSVSYNNNNGSIIVGQRDKNKILVFKVQ, encoded by the exons ATGGCAACCATGATGCAGTTTAACATTGAAAAAGGATCTGACATGGTCAAAGACTTCTTGTGTTCGACATGCGAAGAACAAGAACTGGACGAATCCGCTGATTATTATTGCGGATCTTGCAAGAAGTGTTATTGCTGTAAATGTATTCACATGCACAGTCAGTTGTTTATTAAACATTCCCCTTATGGAAGGGGAGACATGAAGAAATGGCCAGTTGCCAAGAAGGTGGAAGATTTTCTGATAAAATGTGATGTTCATAAAGAAAAAAACCTGGAAATTTTGTGCAAAGACCATAGCCAGCTATGCTGCAATTTTTGTGTTTTACTTAATCACAG CAAATGCAAAACAGTGATGCTGTTATCAGACTTTGGAAATAATACCTCAACAGACCTCAAACATGTATCAGATACTATCCAAACTACTCTGGCAGAACTGAAGGAGCTTCAAAACAACCTGGAGGCTAGCATTCAAGGTGTGCAAAGTTCATTTGATGAGCAGTTACACAAAATACAGGAAACTCGCGAAAAAGTAATTGCAGCTTTAAACATGCTCGAAAAGGAGACACTGAGGGAAATGAAAGATACACTGACCACAATTCAAGCCACTCTAAAAAGTGATGTTGATAAATGTGCCACTCTTCAAGATGAATTAAAACAACTTGGAGATGCTATTCTGGAGATCAGCAATAAAAGCAGGCAGGAACTTTCTCTTATAGCCAGCATTAAATACCAGGACAAAATACAGCTGTTTAAAAACTATTGGAAGAACTTTGTTAAAGTAAAACCTTCAATCAATTTTCAGCCTTATAGTGATATTGTGCAGTACCTTTCTAAATTTTCAGGTCTTGTGAGGATCGATCAGGGAGATCCAGATCAAATTATTAGGATAGACAAGAAGTCTGAGTATGATGGAAACATGATAAGTGATGATTGCGTTATCAGAGACTTCTGTGTTCTCCCTAGTGGACAGGTCCTGGTTGCAGACATGAATaaagtcaagctgctgaaccagcagttcAAGCTTGTGAGTCACTGTAGTTTATCTAATGCCCCATTGAGCATTtgtcagatcacacccagtgaggttggtGTAACTGTTGGGAAAGAGGTCCAGTTTATAAAAGTCAACAAAAGCCAGCTGGTGATAGACAGAAAGCTTCGGTTAGAACATTCATGTTATGGTATTGCCCACCACCAGGGAGACCTGTTTGTCACCTCTGGTTGTGCACTGTACAAGTACTCGCTAAGTGGTGAACTTGTCAGCAAACTGCACCAGTGTAAATCAG TAGAGAAATGTGCAGTGAGCCCAACAGGTGACAAGTTGTACATCACCAACTCCTCCCAAGACAAGCTGCTCACCCTGGCCATGGATGGATCAGTTCTTGCCACCTTTATGGATCCTATATTGAAATTGCTCTGTGGGGTACATGTGACACCTGTAGGCCAATTGCTAGTATGTGGACGCAACTCCAATACTATCCTACAGGTGGACAGCAAGGGCAATAAGAAGCTTGCCACTCTTGCTACACAGAGGGATGGGGTTAACAGCCCATGCTCAGTcagctacaacaacaacaatggctCCATTATTGTGGGACAGAGGGATAAAAACAAGATCCTGGTGTTCAAAGTGCAATAA
- the LOC127882002 gene encoding uncharacterized protein LOC127882002 isoform X5, protein MLLSDFGNNTSTDLKHVSDTIQTTLAELKELQNNLEASIQGVQSSFDEQLHKIQETREKVIAALNMLEKETLREMKDTLTTIQATLKSDVDKCATLQDELKQLGDAILEISNKSRQELSLIASIKYQDKIQLFKNYWKNFVKVKPSINFQPYSDIVQYLSKFSGLVRIDQGDPDQIIRIDKKSEYDGNMISDDCVIRDFCVLPSGQVLVADMNKVKLLNQQFKLVSHCSLSNAPLSICQITPSEVGVTVGKEVQFIKVNKSQLVIDRKLRLEHSCYGIAHHQGDLFVTSGCALYKYSLSGELVSKLHQCKSGTQVKCTVEKCAVSPTGDKLYITNSSQDKLLTLAMDGSVLATFMDPILKLLCGVHVTPVGQLLVCGRNSNTILQVDSKGNKKLATLATQRDGVNSPCSVSYNNNNGSIIVGQRDKNKILVFKVQ, encoded by the exons ATGCTGTTATCAGACTTTGGAAATAATACCTCAACAGACCTCAAACATGTATCAGATACTATCCAAACTACTCTGGCAGAACTGAAGGAGCTTCAAAACAACCTGGAGGCTAGCATTCAAGGTGTGCAAAGTTCATTTGATGAGCAGTTACACAAAATACAGGAAACTCGCGAAAAAGTAATTGCAGCTTTAAACATGCTCGAAAAGGAGACACTGAGGGAAATGAAAGATACACTGACCACAATTCAAGCCACTCTAAAAAGTGATGTTGATAAATGTGCCACTCTTCAAGATGAATTAAAACAACTTGGAGATGCTATTCTGGAGATCAGCAATAAAAGCAGGCAGGAACTTTCTCTTATAGCCAGCATTAAATACCAGGACAAAATACAGCTGTTTAAAAACTATTGGAAGAACTTTGTTAAAGTAAAACCTTCAATCAATTTTCAGCCTTATAGTGATATTGTGCAGTACCTTTCTAAATTTTCAGGTCTTGTGAGGATCGATCAGGGAGATCCAGATCAAATTATTAGGATAGACAAGAAGTCTGAGTATGATGGAAACATGATAAGTGATGATTGCGTTATCAGAGACTTCTGTGTTCTCCCTAGTGGACAGGTCCTGGTTGCAGACATGAATaaagtcaagctgctgaaccagcagttcAAGCTTGTGAGTCACTGTAGTTTATCTAATGCCCCATTGAGCATTtgtcagatcacacccagtgaggttggtGTAACTGTTGGGAAAGAGGTCCAGTTTATAAAAGTCAACAAAAGCCAGCTGGTGATAGACAGAAAGCTTCGGTTAGAACATTCATGTTATGGTATTGCCCACCACCAGGGAGACCTGTTTGTCACCTCTGGTTGTGCACTGTACAAGTACTCGCTAAGTGGTGAACTTGTCAGCAAACTGCACCAGTGTAAATCAGGTACACAGGTAAAATGCACAG TAGAGAAATGTGCAGTGAGCCCAACAGGTGACAAGTTGTACATCACCAACTCCTCCCAAGACAAGCTGCTCACCCTGGCCATGGATGGATCAGTTCTTGCCACCTTTATGGATCCTATATTGAAATTGCTCTGTGGGGTACATGTGACACCTGTAGGCCAATTGCTAGTATGTGGACGCAACTCCAATACTATCCTACAGGTGGACAGCAAGGGCAATAAGAAGCTTGCCACTCTTGCTACACAGAGGGATGGGGTTAACAGCCCATGCTCAGTcagctacaacaacaacaatggctCCATTATTGTGGGACAGAGGGATAAAAACAAGATCCTGGTGTTCAAAGTGCAATAA